One genomic segment of Corvus moneduloides isolate bCorMon1 chromosome 23, bCorMon1.pri, whole genome shotgun sequence includes these proteins:
- the TEKT2 gene encoding tektin-2, with amino-acid sequence MASLSVKPGQRFTMPDWQNNSLLISADAEQQRYNSHHIRQEGRALRNETGNQARWDEHNTRTCLNDRITSVDRWREALARCLTDTDLEIDALTKVKEAAENALQAKNLCLDVAIECLTFRESRRNIDVVRDPVEEELLREVKVIEKTKKELQQQVDEAFKQLCLLKEARQQLNCDHRHKVETLELDRQCMSFNVTSGNISFKVKPTRIPDGTTALREWELNSQCNKDRAEAEMRASVDLRGAITLSIAQTNNELDAQRIATEFALRKRIRDMEGALSELRWQEQNTLEEIAEMEEEIRQLEEDLRKRTLDLKVAHTRLETRTYRPHVELCRDQAQYGLTDEVQQLEGTIRALQQKRTESQDALDALYRQLHRIQTDIGYKTNSLQLDNKCMDTRRKLVIPVEKFEPEVDAVNRTRNLPRNSQLELA; translated from the exons ATGGCCTCGCTGAGTGTAAAGCCGGGCCAGCGCTTCACCATGCCGGACTGGCAGAACAACTCCCTCCTCATCTCGGCCGACGCTGAACAGCAGCGTTATAATTCCCATCATATCCGGCAGGAAGGACGAGCTCTCCGCAACGAAACTGGCAACCAG GCAAGATGGGATGAGCACAACACCCGAACCTGCCTCAACGATCGTATCACCAGCGTGGACAGATGGAGAGAGGCCCTGGCCAGATGCCTCACAGACACAGATTTGGAAATTGATGCCTTAACCAAA GTGAAGGAGGCAGCAGAAAATGCCCTCCAGGCAAAGAACTTGTGTTTGGATGTTGCCATTGAGTGCCTGACGTTCCGTGAGAGCCGTCGTAACATCGACGTGGTGAGGGATCCTGTGGAAGAGGAGCTACTCAGAGAGGTGAAGGTGATtgagaaaaccaaaaaagagctgcagcagcaagtggACGAAGCCTTCAAACAGCTCTG CCTCTTAAAGGAAGCTCGTCAGCAGCTGAACTGTGACCACCGGCACAAGGTGGAAACACTGGAACTTGATCGGCAGTGCATGTCCTTCAACGTCACCTCTGGCAACATCTCCTTCAAGGTCAAGCCAACACGGATCCCAGACGG AACAACTGCACTTCGTGAGTGGGAACTGAACAGCCAGTGCAACAAGGACCGTGCTGAGGCAGAAATGAGAGCCTCAGTTGATCTCCGAGGAGCAATCACACTTAGCATTGCCCAG ACAAACAATGAGCTGGATGCTCAGCGTATAGCTACAGAGTTTGCGCTGAGGAAGAGGATTAGAGACATGGAAGGGGCCCTTAGTGAGCTGAGATGGCAGGAGCAGAAC ACCTTGGAAGAAATTGCTGAAATGGAGGAGGAGATCCGACAGTTGGAGGAAGATCTCCGGAAGAGAACGCTGGATCTGAAAGTGGCTCATACCCGCCTGGAGACCCGCACGTACCGGCCCCACGTTGAGCTCTGCCGGGATCAG gcTCAGTATGGACTGACAGACGAggtccagcagctggaggggacAATCCGTGCGCTCCAGCAGAAGCGGACAGAGTCGCA GGATGCCTTGGACGCTCTTTACCGACAACTTCACCGCATTCAGACCGATATTGGCTACAAAACCAattctctgcagctggacaacAAGTGCATGGACACCCGGAGAAAACTCGTGATCCCTGTGGAGAAGTTTGAGCCAGAAGTTGACGCTGTCAACCGCACCAGGAACCTGCCGAGGAACAGTCAGCTGGAGCTGGCTTAG